One Calliopsis andreniformis isolate RMS-2024a chromosome 9, iyCalAndr_principal, whole genome shotgun sequence genomic window carries:
- the LOC143183698 gene encoding uncharacterized protein LOC143183698, which yields MGKTPKKAAPGGDERNLYNRRPLKATAAASKASETNLHKRQRESESSNRSKLSTSSVQKNIPPGQRKNFKSKPCVPAKFELDHTKKSVGRSVGSGIKKLAIADKAVELKPTNMQPESEEAEVKANVSKQDENDKDVSKDEQQPIKECVDHAPPESSSNEEKDSMDKNMIIEQEQTKEQETPNDSIESKEADEQEDNDLNLSLQVEDSPTKPQEEKQSCENSKDESKEETVQTKDNASEKEDLHSASQTDTESYSVDALESTTSEVSEVSETLSQNDPMKEKTKPEETVNKADTSCVSYDPAITLKDVQIKLNDCMKDNSKLFDASTSEQSTLIQPPKDMSFGKTLRSITGRRSLSRMRHVTLREQRYSPNNSMFVNTSSASLQPDDTEDFKILRYSTGLSDMVSTSNGSPTERKRKHETEEWSSSMKKQKTESENSLLNTSISLLKGLRRPIQISTPVSELKFQTGKLDLGDEESNKSANEGTKKWCAIM from the exons ATGGGTAAGACGCCAAAGAAGGCGGCCCCTGGGGGCGATGAGAGGAATTTGTACAATCGGAGACCGCTCAAGGCAACGGCCGCGGCGTCGAAAGCTTCTGAAACGAACTTGCACAAGAGACAGCGCGAATCCGAGAGTTCGAACAG gtCTAAGTTGAGTACTAGTTCTGTACAGAAGAATATACCACCAGGTCAGAGAAAGAATTTTAAA AGTAAACCGTGTGTACCGGCAAAATTTGAACTCGATCATACCAAGAAGTCAGTTGGAAGGTCTGTTGGTAGTGGTATCAAAAAGTTAGCTATTGCTGATAAAGCTGTGGAATTGAAACCCACAAACATGCAGCCAGAATCTGAGGAGGCAGAGGTTAAAGCAAATGTATCTAAACAGGATGAAAATGATAAAGACGTTTCCAAAGATGAGCAACAACCAATCAAGGAGTGTGTGGATCATGCGCCCCCTGAATCTAGTTCAAATGAAGAAAAGGATTCTATGGATAAAAACATGATAATTGAACAAGAGCAAACCAAAGAACAGGAAACACCAAATGATTCCATAGAATCTAAGGAAGCAGATGAACAGGAAGACAACGATCTGAATTTAAGCTTGCAGGTAGAAGATAGTCCTACAAAGCCACAAGAGGAAAAACAAAGCTGTGAAAATTCAAAAGACGAAAGTAAAGAGGAAACAGTACAAACAAAGGATAATGCATCCGAGAAGGAAGATTTGCATAGCGCATCCCAAACCGACACAGAGAGTTACTCGGTGGATGCTTTGGAATCCACCACCTCGGAGGTATCCGAGGTGTCAGAGACTCTGTCACAAAACGACCCTATGAAGGAAAAGACGAAACCTGAAGAAACGGTGAACAAGGCAGATACATCATGTGTTTCGTACGATCCTGCAATAACGCTGAAAGATGTGCAGATTAAGTTGAACGATTGTATGAAAGATAATTCTAAATTATTTGACGCGAGTACCTCTGAGCAAAGTACACTGATTCAGCCACCAAAGGACATGTCTTTTGGAAAAACGCTGAGAAGTATCACTGGTAGGCGTTCGCTCAGTAGAATGCGTCACGTAACTTTACGTGAACAAAGGTACTCGCCGAATAACTCGATGTTCGTTAACACATCCAGTGCATCATTGCAACCGGATGATACAGAAGATTTTAAGATCCTGCGGTACAGTACTGGCTTATCTGATATGGTATCTACCAGCAACGGTAGTCCGACCGAGAGAAAACGAAAGCACGAAACTGAAGAGTGGAGTTCTTCCATGAAAAAACAGAAGACAGAATCTGAGAACAGTCTGTTGAATACTTCGATCAGTCTTCTGAAAGGACTACGCAGGCCTATACAGATTTCCACTCCTGTCTCGGAACTGAAGTTTCAGACGGGCAAATTGGACCTTGGGGATGAGGAGAGTAATAAATCGGCCAATGAAGGCACCAAGAAGTGGTGTGCTATCATGTAA